The sequence GTCCGTCACCGTCTGCCGCGTGAGCAGGTAGTACAGCGGCATGGTGGCCAGCACGAACCCCGTGGCCAGGCCCGCCCGCAGGGTGGCGATGCGCGCCACCGCCAGCGACAGCAGCACCACCGCGGCGATGCTCAGCAGGGCGAACGGCACCCGCATGCCCCACTCGGTGTAGCGGCTCAGCTCCCCGGGCGCGTCCAACGAGCCCACCACCTTCATCCCCAGCGCCTGGAGCCACATCGTCATCGGCGGCTTGGAGAAGAACCACGCGCTCTCCCAGAAGGGGTACACGTAGTCGTTGCGCTGCACCATCATGCGCGCCACTTCCCCGTAGTGCGTCTCCCACGGGTCCCACAGCCCCACCGCGCCCAGGTATGGCAAGAAGAGGAACGCCGCCAACCCCGCTGTCACCAGCACCACCCGGGCCGTCAGCGGCAGCGCCACCCAGCGCTTCACCCACGCCTCGTCATGGAGGCGCTTTCCGCCCAGCATGGCCTCGGCGAAGGTGTCTGCCTGCTCGTTCTTGTCACTCACCTCGGACGACAAGGATGCCTCCGGCTCCGGCCCGCGCCCGTCACGGGTGGCGGGTCTTATAGCCGCCGCCCGGTCCTGGGTCGACCACCGCGGCTCAGGGGCCCGGGACGACCGTGGCGCGCAGCGCGGCCTCCGCGGCCCGCAGCCGCGAATCCAGCGGGGCGATCCGCCGCGCGGCCTCCAGCCGCCGCAGCGCCCCCTCGGCATCGCCCCGGGCCAGCTCGCAGCGCACCCCCGCCTCCAGGGCGATGGCCTCGGTGGGCCCGTAGACCTGCGCCTCCTCCGCCGCGCGGCACCCCTCCTCCACGCGGCCGGACTCGAAGAAGGCCCGCGCCAGCTCCACCCGCGTGCCCACCCACGCCGGCGACAGCTTCACGGCCGCCTCCAGCGGCGCCACGGCCTGCGCGGGCCGCCCCCACCGCCGCAGCGCCGTCCCCAGCGCGTGCAACGGCTCGCCCGCCCCCGGCACGAGCAGGGCCCGCGCCCGGGCCTCGCGCAGCACCGCCGGCTCATCCAGGCGCAGCTCCGCCACCATGCGCTCCACCACCCGGGCATAGCCGGGAAAGGCCCCGGGCCAGGTGAAGACGAGCTGGTAGACGAAATCTCCCTGCGGCACGAAGAACGCCATCAGGTGCGTGAGGCCCCCGGGCCCCGGAAGCTCCGCCCGAACGCGCAGGGCCCGCTGGCCGTTCACCCGCGCAGGCTCCGGCCCCTGGCTCCGGACCGGAAGCTCCCCGGCCCCCCCTGGCACGAGCACCGTCTCCAGGAAGCGCCGCGCCTGGGGCTCCCCATCCCCGGGCTCGCCCATGTCGAGGGCCTCCGCGGCGAAGCTGGCCCGCCCCAGGCCCGGCAGTCCATTGGAGAAGGCCACCCGGCCAAACCGGTCCGCGCCCTGGCGCCACCCCTGGGGCATGGACACCGACACGCCGAACACGCCATCCCGCTCCACCCGCCACGTGGAGCGGCCCCACACCCCGAGCGCCGCGCCCCCGCACGCCACGAGCACCAGGCCCCCCGCGCGCAGCAGGCCCACGCGCCGCGGCTCCTGGGGGGTGAGCTTCCGGGGGACCAGGAACACCCCGGCCCACAGGCCCGCCAGGAAGCCGCCCAGGTGCCCGGCGTTGTCCACGCCCACCGACGTCCACCCCATCCAGAGGAAAACGAGCACCGTGGGCAGCACGCCCTCGCCCGCCATCCGCCGGGCCAGCGGCGAGAGGACCGCCCGGTGCCTCCGCCCCAGGACGATGAGCCCGCCCACGCAGCCATACGCCATGCCGGAGGCCCCCACGCTCACCTCCTCGGCCCATATTAAGGAGGCGGTCATGGTGGCGAGCCCCGAGGCAACCAGCAGCGCCGCGTAGTCCAGCCGCCGCCAGGCCCCCTCCAGCACCCAGCCCACCGCCAGCAGCACCAGCATGTTGAGGCCCACATGGGGCAGGTCCCGGTGGAGGAAGTTGGCCGTCACCAGCCGCCAGGGCTGGCCCGCCTCCGTCATCAGGGGGCCCACCTTGGCGCCCCAGCGGACCATGGCATCCACGTCCAGGGGGCCCGCGGCCGCGGTCCAGGCGTACACGCCAAACTGGACCAGCACCACACCCAATGTTACCCAGGGCAGGTGCTTCCAGCCGCCCCCCGGGGTACCGTCTGGTACCAGGGTTCCTCCCGAAGGGGACGTCACGAGAGCCCGCCCCGTTGCTCTTCCCCCCAGAAGGGCAGCGCCCCGGCCATTCGCCGGATGGACAACACTCCCCTCCGTGGCCACACAATGCCGAAAAGCCCTGTTATTTGGAGGGGATGCATGTCTTGTAACGGTTCAGCCCCTTCTGCTATAGCTGTAAGCGGATCCGACCCGTGCTGAAGCTCATCATCGAAGACGACGAGGGGCGCAAGACCGTTGTTCCCTTCGTGCGTGAAGAGATCACGATCGGCCGTCAGGAAGGCAACACCATCCGCCTGACGGAACGAAACGTGTCGCGCCGCCACGCCCGGCTGCTGCGCCAGAATGGGCGCGTCGTGGTGGAGGACCTCGGCAGTTCCAACGGGACTCGCATCAACGGCGAGCGCATCAGCGGACAGTCGGCCATCAAGGACGGCGACCTGCTCCAGATCGGCGATTACGATCTGGCCCTGCAGAACGAGGCGGCGCTCGCGGCCAGCAAGGCTGCCCCCTCCACCTCGGCCTCGACCCGGCCCACCATCCCGGCGACACCGGCCCTCAGGCTGGGCGCGGACGAGCCCAGCGACCCGGGCACGGAAGCCGAGACGGAGTTGGAGACGCCCGTCGAGGAGACCTCCGGCTCCAGCCCCGGCGCCGATGGCCGGAGGCACTCCACCGCCATCATCCGGATGGACCAGGTGGAGGCCACGCGCTCGCGCAAGGTGGAGGAGCTGGATGCCGCCCAGGCGCCCCGGCTCGTCGTGGTGAACTCGGAGTTCAAGGGCCAGGAGTTCTCCTGCCTGCGCACGGAGATGCGCGTGGGCCGCACCGAGGACAACGACATCGTCCTCGACCACCGCTCGCTGTCGCGCACCCACGCGAAGATCGTCCGCGAGGACAACGGGGAGTGGCGCGTCATCGACATGCAGTCCGCCAACGGGATGACCATCAACGGCGAGAGCTACGCCCAGGCCACGCTGAACGCGGGAGACATCATCGAGCTGGGCCACGTGAAGCTGCGCTTCGTCGCGCCCGGGGCGGCCGCGGCGAAGAGCCCGGGCAAGGGCCTCTACCTGGTAGCGGTGCTGGTGCTGCTGCTGGTGGCCGGGGGTGGCGCCTTCTTCCTGCTCACGGGCACCCCGGACACGCCTCCGGCCCCGCCCTCCGTCACCGAGCGGCCCGTGCCCCCGCCGGCGAAGACCGAGCCGCCGCCTACCCAGGAGGAGCCGCCGCCCGGGCCGGAGACGCCCGAGAAGACCGCCGT is a genomic window of Stigmatella erecta containing:
- a CDS encoding FHA domain-containing protein, whose protein sequence is MLKLIIEDDEGRKTVVPFVREEITIGRQEGNTIRLTERNVSRRHARLLRQNGRVVVEDLGSSNGTRINGERISGQSAIKDGDLLQIGDYDLALQNEAALAASKAAPSTSASTRPTIPATPALRLGADEPSDPGTEAETELETPVEETSGSSPGADGRRHSTAIIRMDQVEATRSRKVEELDAAQAPRLVVVNSEFKGQEFSCLRTEMRVGRTEDNDIVLDHRSLSRTHAKIVREDNGEWRVIDMQSANGMTINGESYAQATLNAGDIIELGHVKLRFVAPGAAAAKSPGKGLYLVAVLVLLLVAGGGAFFLLTGTPDTPPAPPSVTERPVPPPAKTEPPPTQEEPPPGPETPEKTAVPPEPKPTPVVPPAPPPGPTPAELAQQKLAALVQEAQQALKVGDLDKAEDTLGKTRKDGKLPPEAQAVAATLEAERKADRALRDGQTALRNKKFDEVDRQLALAEYTTAFAKNRDDLAAALAKAREAQAKTEPKVPVLAGKPSSGPSTPSAQEQARAAYDDAVKLFKARQIGPAIEQGKKCVELDSNNGECHMVLGAAYATQKDMTTAAEHYRKFLKLAPDHKQAPKVKKSLEEYESQQTPKQ
- a CDS encoding rhomboid family protein gives rise to the protein MVLVQFGVYAWTAAAGPLDVDAMVRWGAKVGPLMTEAGQPWRLVTANFLHRDLPHVGLNMLVLLAVGWVLEGAWRRLDYAALLVASGLATMTASLIWAEEVSVGASGMAYGCVGGLIVLGRRHRAVLSPLARRMAGEGVLPTVLVFLWMGWTSVGVDNAGHLGGFLAGLWAGVFLVPRKLTPQEPRRVGLLRAGGLVLVACGGAALGVWGRSTWRVERDGVFGVSVSMPQGWRQGADRFGRVAFSNGLPGLGRASFAAEALDMGEPGDGEPQARRFLETVLVPGGAGELPVRSQGPEPARVNGQRALRVRAELPGPGGLTHLMAFFVPQGDFVYQLVFTWPGAFPGYARVVERMVAELRLDEPAVLREARARALLVPGAGEPLHALGTALRRWGRPAQAVAPLEAAVKLSPAWVGTRVELARAFFESGRVEEGCRAAEEAQVYGPTEAIALEAGVRCELARGDAEGALRRLEAARRIAPLDSRLRAAEAALRATVVPGP